In Deinococcus sedimenti, a single genomic region encodes these proteins:
- a CDS encoding ribokinase: protein MTVLVVGSVNADLTVRTPRIPAPGETVLGGDAITSPGGKGANQAVAAALAGAPVALTGAVGPDAFRDVALRGLQEAGVNLDHLRTLPGTPTGLALITVAAQGENAITVASGANAHVTPDHLPTDLTGVTQLLLQQELPPHVTLHAARTAQAAGIPVLLNAAPTRDLPGELLRCVTHLIVNEHELAALRPEGTNLERQAHSLLDRGLQAVTVTLGAQGSLTVTRSGTHRLTAHPVQPVDTTGAGDTFCGVLAARLSLGDPLPTALRAAGVAAGLACTRPGAQDAMPSWPDIQSAMTSA, encoded by the coding sequence GGGGACGCCATCACCTCGCCCGGCGGCAAGGGCGCCAATCAGGCCGTGGCCGCCGCCCTGGCGGGCGCGCCGGTCGCCCTGACCGGCGCGGTCGGCCCGGACGCCTTCCGGGACGTCGCCCTGCGCGGCCTGCAGGAGGCCGGCGTGAATCTCGACCATCTGCGCACCCTGCCCGGCACACCCACCGGCTTGGCGCTGATCACGGTGGCCGCGCAGGGCGAGAACGCCATCACGGTCGCCAGCGGCGCGAACGCCCACGTCACGCCCGACCACCTGCCCACCGACCTGACCGGCGTCACGCAGCTGCTGCTGCAACAGGAACTGCCGCCGCACGTGACCCTGCACGCCGCGCGGACCGCGCAGGCCGCCGGGATTCCCGTCCTGCTGAACGCCGCGCCCACCCGCGACCTGCCCGGCGAACTGCTGCGCTGCGTCACGCACCTGATCGTGAACGAACACGAACTGGCGGCCCTACGGCCCGAGGGCACCAACCTGGAACGGCAGGCCCACAGCCTGCTCGACCGGGGCCTGCAGGCCGTGACCGTCACGCTGGGCGCGCAGGGCAGCCTGACCGTCACGCGCAGCGGCACGCACCGCCTCACGGCGCACCCCGTGCAGCCCGTGGATACCACCGGCGCGGGGGACACCTTCTGCGGCGTGCTCGCCGCGCGCCTGTCCCTGGGCGACCCGCTGCCCACCGCGCTGCGGGCCGCCGGTGTCGCCGCCGGACTGGCCTGCACCCGCCCCGGCGCGCAGGACGCCATGCCCAGCTGGCCGGACATCCAGTCGGCCATGACATCCGCCTGA
- a CDS encoding heavy-metal-associated domain-containing protein, translating to MAGMTNTATRVLLGVRGMSRDAGITVAEALSAIPGIVKATPDEGQLEVHYDPSQLTVMDIVRAIRRQGFLAGMI from the coding sequence ATGGCAGGCATGACCAACACCGCCACCCGCGTGCTGCTGGGCGTGCGCGGCATGAGCCGCGACGCCGGAATCACCGTTGCCGAGGCCCTGAGCGCCATCCCCGGCATCGTGAAGGCCACCCCCGACGAGGGCCAGCTGGAAGTGCACTACGATCCCTCGCAGCTGACCGTCATGGACATCGTGCGCGCCATCCGCCGACAGGGCTTCCTGGCCGGCATGATCTGA
- a CDS encoding DUF1999 domain-containing protein — translation MRYRTFTEHDYDALQALDLDVQRAQEPTFDTLAKRERDGRLHTSLPALKFYERSEHSFVAEENGTLHGFILAQSVWQGDRPIVLVRTLSVHPGAPAGVTEALLHATVKSAYDTAVYEVHYPVTPALRAAAAAESAVLTGAYAVTHLGTRAQTAPGERLDGQPAGDQVRTPPTQGA, via the coding sequence ATGAGGTACCGCACCTTCACCGAACATGACTACGACGCGCTTCAGGCGCTTGACCTCGACGTGCAGCGCGCCCAGGAGCCGACCTTCGACACCCTGGCCAAGCGGGAACGCGACGGGCGGCTGCACACCAGCCTCCCTGCGCTGAAGTTCTACGAGCGCAGCGAACACTCCTTCGTGGCCGAGGAGAACGGCACCCTGCACGGCTTCATCCTCGCGCAGTCGGTATGGCAGGGCGACCGGCCCATCGTGCTGGTCCGGACCCTGAGCGTGCACCCCGGCGCGCCGGCCGGCGTGACCGAAGCCCTGCTGCACGCCACCGTGAAAAGCGCCTACGACACGGCCGTGTACGAGGTGCACTACCCGGTCACGCCGGCCCTGCGCGCCGCCGCTGCCGCCGAGAGTGCCGTCCTGACCGGCGCCTACGCGGTTACGCACCTGGGCACCCGCGCGCAGACCGCGCCGGGCGAGCGGCTGGACGGGCAGCCCGCAGGCGATCAGGTGCGCACCCCGCCCACCCAGGGCGCATAA